Proteins found in one Acanthopagrus latus isolate v.2019 chromosome 3, fAcaLat1.1, whole genome shotgun sequence genomic segment:
- the si:ch211-80h18.1 gene encoding uncharacterized protein si:ch211-80h18.1, with protein sequence MSAGSDGVDSESNSNGQKLLNGGAGGGGADSQTGASDSLGDGISHLDFTGTVASSSHNFLLSLMGGGDPFGPGVHINIPGHMTPPTQLDSTVISSGVTAAQHSGTSLDSPADLAYHINIDQLGVDLTALSSEPDQSPSSSVSSSAYPAAQGADGTDTPDVNGNSGIILPIGNGRQTLLTDTNTAADQFVSFTDLQTEVTGGADSVTSLHVDLTASGLGLTHDVTESTPVILHTASGGSTHTDLVTMAADSTGTDSGHPAVTDHTQMAGSVTEQYNPSGQGPEGAENVELEDTC encoded by the exons ATGTCTGCAGGTTCTGATGGAGTCGACTCAGAGTCAAACA gtaaTGGACAGAAACTGCTGaatggaggagcaggagggggtggagcagacagtcagacag GTGCCTCTGATTCATTGGGGGATGGAATTTCTCACCTGGATTTTACAG gtACCGTCGCCTCGTCCAGTCACAACTTCCTGCTCAGCCTCATGG GTGGAGGTGATCCGTTTGGACCAGGTGTTCACATCAACATACCAG GTCACATGACTCCACCCACACAGCTTGATTCTACAG TCATCAGTTCAGGTGTGACAGCTGCTCAGCACAGTGGCACCAGCCTGGATTCACCTGCAG ATCTTGCTTATCATATCAACATCGATCAATTAGGAGTAGACCTCACCGCGCTGAGCTCAGAACCTGACCAATCACCGTCCAGCTCAGTCTCAAGCTCCGCCTATCCTGCAGCCCAGGGCG cagATGGCACAGACACTCCAGACGTTAACGGTAACAGTGGGATAATTTTACCTATTG gAAACGGTCGACAGACACTGctgacagacacaaatacag cgGCTGATCAATTTGTTTCCTTCACTGACCTGCAGACTGAGGTCACAG GTGGAGCAGACTCAGTGACCAGTCTTCATGTTGACCTCACAG CGTCAGGTCTGGGACTCACCCATGATGTCACAG AATCAACACCTGTCATCCTTCACACAG cttcaggtggcTCCACCCACACAGACCTGGTTACAATGGCAGCAGACTCCACAGGTACAGACTCAG GTCATCCAGCTGTGACAGATCACACACAGATGGCTG GTTCAGTCACTGAACAGTACAACCCATCTGGTCAGGGTCCTGAAG